Proteins found in one Candidatus Poribacteria bacterium genomic segment:
- the truA gene encoding tRNA pseudouridine(38-40) synthase TruA, producing MRNIKLVLEYDGTNYHGWQTQPNLPTVQDTIEESLAKLTKTPIRIIGAGRTDTGVHAEGQVANFRTDSQIPVVAFQKGLNAILPRDIVVCSATEVSSEFHARFSATRRRYRYRILNREYPSALLRQTSYCFQPEIDVSLTNELSQILVGKHDFSSFQKVGSDRINPVCEIYEAHWWKKEPYVYFEIEADSFLRGMVRAITGTILTLNSKFWKPASCTKNTKCRDAITQLRRILETKDRAAAGMSAPAHGLSLTEVKYNA from the coding sequence ATGCGAAATATCAAACTCGTGCTTGAATACGACGGCACGAATTACCACGGCTGGCAGACGCAACCGAACTTGCCGACAGTCCAAGATACCATCGAGGAAAGTCTGGCAAAACTCACCAAAACCCCGATACGGATCATTGGGGCAGGGAGGACCGATACCGGCGTCCACGCAGAGGGACAGGTCGCCAACTTCCGGACGGATTCACAGATACCTGTCGTCGCATTTCAGAAAGGACTCAACGCGATTCTGCCTCGGGATATCGTCGTCTGTTCCGCAACAGAGGTGTCTTCTGAATTTCACGCCCGTTTCAGCGCAACACGTCGGCGGTACCGGTACAGGATTTTAAATCGAGAATATCCGAGTGCACTTCTGCGACAGACAAGTTACTGTTTCCAGCCAGAAATCGACGTTTCACTCACAAATGAACTTAGTCAAATCCTTGTTGGCAAACACGATTTCTCCTCCTTCCAAAAGGTAGGGAGCGACCGGATAAACCCCGTTTGTGAGATTTACGAGGCACACTGGTGGAAAAAAGAGCCTTACGTCTATTTTGAAATCGAAGCGGATTCGTTCCTGCGCGGTATGGTTCGCGCAATCACCGGTACTATTTTGACTCTTAACAGCAAGTTTTGGAAACCCGCAAGCTGCACCAAAAACACGAAATGCCGAGATGCCATCACGCAACTCCGCCGCATTTTAGAAACCAAAGACCGAGCCGCAGCAGGAATGTCAGCTCCAGCACACGGATTATCCCTCACTGAAGTGAAATATAACGCCTGA